A stretch of DNA from Candidatus Zixiibacteriota bacterium:
TCTCCCTTGATATTAGATATAGGAACAGAATTAAAAATGTAGTCTTTCTTTTCTATGTGAACCTTTCTGATATAAACATCTTGACCTTTTCTGTTTTCGGGTGTTAAAAGATTTATTTTTTTACCGAAAAGCAGGTTTCCTTTCAAATCTGTCAGGTTAGTTAGTATCATTTGATCTTTCTGGATTATAGCAAATTCAATTTCGGATTTTCCCTTCATTTCTTCCAAAAAGAGTTTGTTTTCGTTAAGCAAGCATCCTGCTGTTACTACCCCAACCGTCTTATCATTGTAGCTTAGAGGGCAGGCGGAAATAATAAACACATATTGATCAAAATCATTTTCATAGGGTTCTGTATTTATTTCGGAATGAGGTTTCCCTTTCAGAAATTCATTTTTTGATATTGCATAAGAACTCGCAATAGGACCGCCTTTTATAGCTTTCCTTATGATATTTTTTTCGGGCTGAATGCTGTTTAGTAATTTGCTTGTTTCTTTTCTGGCTATTATATTTGCTTGATTATCTGTGATTATTATCCAATCAATCATGTCCTTTTTGAGAAATTTCTCCAGATATTTTCCCAACTGCTGACCAAGAAGCGATTCTTTACCCAAACTGACTGTAACCTTAACGGCATTGTCCATGGCAATTGATTTAGTTATAGTTTCAATCTGATTCTTTTTATTCTCATAAATCATCATAGAATGCGCTAAATCGTTTTCAACTTTCTCATAAGCTTGTCCCTCTGCAAAATTTCCAAATGTTCGGACAGAATAGATTATGCCAATTGACATGGGAAGAGTAAGTATGACAATTAAAACACAAAGCAGTTTTGTTCTGATACTATTAATTGACAGCTTTTGAAGTGTCTTGAGAATTTTATTTATAACTCCAATAAACATTTTCATTTTACTGTGCCAGAGCTTTGAGATTGTCTGAAATTCTTCATGCTTATCCCTATTAATGCAATTCTATTTTGTAACAATTCGGCTGGCGGCTCCGACTATCTCCAACGGTATCTCGATTCCAAGTTCCCTTGCCTTTTTAAGGTTGATTTCGATTAGATAACCGGATGGTTGAACCGGCGGTATTTCGCCAGGATTTATTCCGGAAAGAATTTGCGCCGCCAAGTCAGCGTGTTGAGCGCCTAAAGCATAATGATCAGTGAGAACTCCGCCGATAGCTCCAAGATCGGTAAACCTGCTGGTGATACCTAAAATTGGAACTGAAGATGATGTCAATCTCGAAAATAATAATGAGTCGGCGCTGATATTATCTAAGGTGTACCAGCCAAATACTACATCTAATTTGTTCAGGCTGCTTTCCAGTATGTTAAAATCAGGTTTCTTTGTATCATAGTTGTAAAAATTTACATACTTAAGATTAAAACCGTAAGTCTCGGATAAGCTTCTTAATTCTTTAACGTAAGTGATTTCCTGTTCCATCACTCCGGAATATGCAAATCCCAAATTTTTGTATTTGATTGAATCGGGAAATATCTGCCTGAAAATCCTTAGCCTTGTGGAAGGCGGAACGCCATAGCTTATACCTGTGATATTAGTTCCGGTTGGTTTACCGAAAACCTTAATTAAGCCTCCCTCAATAGGGTATGTTACACCAACAAAAGCCATAGGTATTTTAGCCTCCTTAACTACCGGCCAAACAGGCGTGCTTGCGCCGGTGCCAATTGTAATAATCAAGTCTGCGTCATTGGCAATAAGTTCTTTGGCAATCTTTATGTTTTTATCGTAATTTACCTCTTCGGGTTCTCCAATTTTTAATTCGTAAGTTAGATTATCGCCTATTTTATAACCTAAATAGTCGAGTCTTTTTCTTAATCCCTCTTCTATCTCGACCGCATAGGGAGCGGGAAGTTGAATAATGCCTATCTTAAATGCTTTATTTGGTGATGCCGCAATAAACGGAGAAAAGAAAAAGTTAACTGCTGTCAATATTAGAAATAACAAAGGCAAGTATATTCTATTAAATGATTTTATCATATTACAAACCCTCACGAAAATCCATCTTTATTCTGATAAAACCGGACTCTAATTTTACTCAATATCCTGATGATTGTTAACAGTCCGGCTTCTTATAATTTTTAATCTATATGCCGCCGATTTCCCGCTGATTAAACGGGATTTCCATACCATCAAGGGAGCTATTATAAAAAGCTCCCCTAAATTCGGCTGTCGATGGTTCTTAACTCAAACCATATATTGTTAAAATCCGTTATTTAATTACAACCCCCCTGGGTATTTAATGTATGGTTTTCGCTAAAAGGTTACCTTAAATTCCATTGACACTTGAGTAATCGGGTTATCCGAACCGAAAGCGAATTTCAGCAAATCTCCCGGATAGAATCTGGCTGCAGTCAATCCTAAATGAAAGCTATCCGAATGATTGTACATTAGATTCACATCAATTTCCTGACCTTTTTCCGTATATCCCAAAATAGGTGTATCACAACTAAGGTCGCTCCACATTGTCTTAAGGGTTAATTTTCCATCTAAAGCTTCAGGAGTAGCCTCGAATCCGGCAAATGGTATAACCACATTAGTAACCGCTTCGGGATGCGCATCATTGAGTATCTCATAAACGATTACCGCCATACTGTAAAAACAATCTCGACCTATCCTGCGGAAATTTTCATCCTTGTCGGTAGTAGATGCATTGTCTCCGCTGACTTCAACATATCCACCGGTTAGCTTGAAGCCGAAAAGATTGGAAACGCTATTATTATAAAAAGCAATAGCTCTCCACAAACTGCCGCCATAGGTTTGATTGGTTTCATTGTTTTTGCCAAAGTCCAAACCAAACATAACGTCATATTCTAATCCGGCAACCGGTGTTATCGGTCCTCTGGCTCTCATTCCGAATAATTCCAGATGATCTTTTTCTCCCGAATCAAGACCCCTTCTCCGGCTATAGAAAAAAGCCTTGAGATTTTGACTTTCCAGCCAATTTGAATTTCTCAACTCCATTGCATAAATGTCAGTATCTTTATCGTTTACATACAATCCCGTAGTCATAAAAGTGGAGTCTTGTCCGCTTCCATCCCCAAGACCGGCTTCGGATTTTTTTCCGTATAAACTCATCATCTTCACCTTGCCAATGTCCCAATCTGCTTTTATGGCATCAATCGAGGTAACCGCCAGTAATCTGCCCGACTGAGGGCCATAATAAAAGAAAGCATCTTCCTTTTCTCCGACAAATTGACGCCCTACAGTGAAATCCACATCCTTCCAAATATTGGATACCTTAAAATTAGCATTATGTATGCTAATATTTTCTAAGAAACTGCCATCACCCGTTAAGTATTCAGCCGCGCCTGGTTCACCGCCCCCTTGATACCAGTCAACGCTCTTTCCCCATACTCTGGTGTGCCCGAGTTTTAAAGAGATAGCAACTTCTGAATTAATAATGAAATCAGTGTTGATTAGCGCTCTTGTGAGAGCAAAATTATCTGTAACTTCAGAACCCTTGTAGTTTTTCAGGGAAAATGCCTTAGTAAGCAATTGCCCCCCAATTTTTACCTTGTCGGAAATCTTTAAGGGTTCGGCAAAACTTGCACTGAAAGCAAATAAAACAAAACAAATCGCGGTTGAAAACAACATTGCCTTCTTCATTTTTTTCTCCTTCTTCCAATGTTAAGATTTAATTAGCCATCTGAAAAAATTAAAATATGTAAAATATTCATGTAATATTATTATCCATTATTTTTCCTTTGTGTATTATTTCGGTAATTCAAACTGTATCTTTTGCTAAATAAAGATATTATTAAGGCATAATTAATGAATTTAATTAAACATCAATAATTTTGTTGTAAACTGAAACATTTTAGCTCAATAATTATTGATAAGATATAATTCAGCAAGACAGCGTGTAAATGAATCAGTGAAAATGACTATCATGAAAATAATAGATATGATGAAAACTAACGACAATTTATCGATGGCATCAAAAATGCCCGGTTGATAAGTAAATATTAATTTTGACCGATTCTATGTCTGCATGCCCTATTGGCTTCTTTTCGATAGCCACTTAGCATACTTTTCAACCGCCGTTTACACCCTCCGCATTAATAATAAATCAACGTTTATTGGTATATCTGTGGTGTTCTCTGACGCTTTCTGGTGTCGAAAAATGTAGGTCGGATATCAGCTAATTTCCGATGTGTAAGGATAGATATTCTCGTAATGGGTAAGCTGAAATTCAGTTGGGGGAATTACAATTCTCGTGTCCGGGATTTGAGTCCCTGTGCTAATAGTTGTGTTTCAACCACTTACAGGGATTTATTGAAGATATAGTATCATTTTGCTTGGTCGCTAAGCAAATAATAATCACGTATAATCATATACGCATATAATAAGCAATTAATTCGTATTGACTTTCAATGAGAATGATTATTGTATGTTAATATAAAAGCAAGCAAATTATTTAAGTTTTTGGGTTTTGTTGCTTCAAGGAAATCGGGTTTAAATTTTGGTTTAATGAAATGATGTTAGGTTTTATTATGCTTAATTATAATTATTTTCTTATGAAAGAGATAGAACAATAAAAGTAAAAGACATTATTGCTAAACATAGTTTGTCATTATTTATGTATTTACATCTATAAAATACTTCAAGTAAACATAAAAGGAGGCTGCCTTTGAAAATATTTTTATAGCTCATTTAGTAATCTTAATAAAGCCTAAAAAGGGAAGTCAGGAATCAGTATTTTAGGCTGGTAATTATTGTTTGCAGTTAACTGCAGCAATAAATTGAATCATTTGATTTGGGGTAAAATAGCATTAGTTGATTAATAAAATTTTTTGAGGAGATATGATATGAACAAAGCTATAGGATTAATTATCCTGTTTACTATCATTTTAAGCGTTGGTATGGCTTCGGCAGAAACAATAGAAGTCAGTCAACCAACATATGGAACCAGCAATAACGCCTATGATCGAAATCCTTCAATCGTACAATATGGCGACGATTACTGGATGTTTTACGCCAAAGGAGACGATATTTCCACTAATGGCGTTCGCGGAACCGGGTATGACCCCGATGCTGATGAGTATGTCATTTGGTATAAGACTGCCTCATCATTTGAAGATTTAGCGGCGGCATCTGAAACAAAACTGGCATTGTCAGAGACGAATCGGCCAGCGAATTTCGATCAAAGGGTAGTTTCAGCAGCGGTTTTCGATGGCAATATCTACGCGTTTGTTTCCAGCGGGCAATCTGGTGCCGACAGAGGTTTGTATTATTATGAATACAGCGGCGGTTCCTGGAGCGGCCCAACTACTCTTATCGCGGACGGTACGGCGCGCGGCGGTCATGTCAATGTCGCAGTGAATAGTACGCATATCTATATTGTTTGGGAATCAACAGCTGACGCATCATCTGATTGCTATACTTGGGATGGTACAACCTTGAGTTCAAAGATTGATATCAGCGATGGCAACCAACCAAAGATTGCTTACTATGAACAGAATAAATCGGGTAATCTGTTTGTTGTAAATATTGAAGATGGTACTGGGGACATAGAAATATTTTTAGCCATTGCTTCCCCAAACCCGCTTTTCAGCCATCATTCAACAGCCATACCCGGCGGAGGTTTTTACGATCCCTGCATATTCACAGATGGCACAGACCTTTATGTAATCTCCGCTCCTTATGTCTCAATTGACGATCACCAATACCTGATTCAAACGAAATTCGATAACTTTACCTCAACTTGGTCAAATACAAAGACTGTATCTTTTGGAGGTTATGGCAGTACTTGCTGGTGGGATTACTGGCCATGCGGTTATCATGATGGAACTGATGCTTACGTGTTTTTCACTACCGAAACGAATAGCCCAGTTTACGGCGATGGCGAGATTGCTTTTATTAAAATGGATTGGGAGCTTGATAACAACCATTATTTTTATATCCAGAATGCCGTTAATCAGGCCAGCACCGGCGATACTGCAGCTATTGAGGATGGTTTATACACCGAGTCAAATATAACAATTGATAAATCCTTAACCGTTATAGGCAAAACAAGAGATGGTGTAATAGTAGCGCCTCTTGCCGAAGATATTGGTTCCGGAACAAGCAGCTTCGATGGAACTTATCAATATGGTTTTATGGCTATCGCAGATAATGTTACCATTAAGGATATTACTATTGATGGCTCCGCCAATAATCTCGCAAATGGCGGAACATTACCTGATCATAATAATTACAGGGTAGGAATCGCTAATTATGCTGATGGTAATGATGGCTATAATAACTTAACTGTAGAAAATGTAAATGTCAAGTATGTGCGGCAGCACGGTATAGCGCTCGGATATTACGGAGGTTCTCTTAATGGCGGACATTCCGTTACCGCGTGCAATATAGATCATGTTGATAACAGAAGAGGCATTTGCAGTTATGACGCCCCTGTTGTTATTTCCGGTAATGATATTAGCTACACCGGTATGGGTATATATGTTTCACCTTCACCACTCTTACCTGAGGGGTCGGGTGAAACTATTACAATAACCAATAACACCTTAACCTATATTGCCGGTATGTACAGTCTGTATTATGGTCATAATTGGCCTTGTGTGGGTATCTATTACAGGAATCCAAACTATGACCAAGAACTGATATGCACAGGGAATGATCTAACTATAGGCGATGGAGATGAAGAAACCGATATGGTTGGCGTAACAGGTATGTACATTTATAATGCTGACAATAACAGTATTATAGATGATAATACCATAGATGCCACAAGCGGTACTGAAAACTGGGGAATTTATCTCGGTGGATGCGCTGGAACAATTGTTAGCAATAATGATTTCATTATGAATGAGAAAGACTGCGGCATTTACCTGGGGCGCGGCAACCCCGATCCATTGCTTGTTGTTCCGAATATAGTTAGCGGTAATACCTTTATTTCCTCTTTGAGTTCTTCGAGTTCAATAACTGAAGGAACTGCAATTATTCAGGGCAATCACGGAGACCTGTTCTGGATGGTAGAGGATCCTCAAAATACAGATAATACTATAACCGGCAACGTCATCGATGGCTTTGTCAGAGGTATTTTGCTGCATGATGATGGAATTGCCGCTTATAGTGTTAATGCTGCTATTAACAATAACAGCATCATTAATAATAACGTTTATGGCGTGGATGCCTCAACGCTTGTGAATACAATCGATGCCTCCGGCAACTGGTGGGGTACCACAGTACCAGCTGAGGTGGCGGGAAAAATCAGCAGTCATGTTGATTTCACACCCTGGCTTGGCGGCGGTACTGATACAGACCCCGGCTTTCAGGGCGATTTCTCCGAACTCTGGGTTGACGACGACAGCCCGCAAACCGGAACAACCGAACGGATTCAGGAAGGGGTTAATCTGGTTGATGGCAGCACAGTGAATATTGCAGCCGGAACATATGTGGAGACTATCGACATCAGCAGGGATCTTTCCCTAATTGGAGAGAGTGAAGCCAGTGTTTTAATCGATGCTAGCTCTTTCAGCGATTATGGAGTTTATGCCATCGGCGACTATACTGTAGCGTTGGAGAGTTTCACTGTTGAAGGTCCTCCTTCGCAAACCTATGGGTATGGCGTAAAAATATCAGGCGATAACGCCAGTATTTCTATCAATGATGTAACGGTTCAGAATAGCGGAAGGTCAGGCTTTGATCTTAATGGCGTAGTTTTTGGCGACCTTCAGAACCTTACAGCAACCGGAAATGGCGGCGTAGGCTTAGGTCTTTCTGATTGTGATAATGTTACTATCAATAATATGACATCCAGCGGCAACGCCTGGGGAGGAATCGGTATATTTACATATGGTCATTTTTATACCGGCGGCTCGGATAATATCACACTGACCGAGACCAATAATCTCGCTGATTACCTTTACACTCAAATTGATAATTACAATGATCCGCTAAATCCATATCCGATAACGAATCTTGATATTCCGATTTCATTATTTGGCTATATTGTTAGCAGTAATTTAGCGTTTACCTATATCGGCTATTTCCCCGATTTGGCAACAGCTATCGGGGCAGCTGCAGGCGGTCCCGACCCAACAAATTCATACGTTATTGAACGTGTGAGCGGTGAGTTTTATGTAGGACCGGGAATGACCATACAGGCGGCTATTGATGCGGCAAGTGATGGAGATATAATTAATGTTTTGGCTGGAACTTATGCTGAAGCATTAAACATTCCGACTAACAATTTGAGCATAATCGGAGCCGGACGCTCATTGGTTGCTATAGATGCCGGTGGTTTATCCGGTTTTAACAACAGCGGCATTTATGTAGCCGGCAACGCGGTAACCCTGCAGGGCTTCACATTTACCGGTGAACCATCAACGGCTGCGCCGCGTTACGGGATTAAATATGGAAGTGTCGTCGGAGGCGCTTTAACAGATATTCTGGTAACCGAATTCTACCGAACCGGAGTAGATATGCTCGGCTCTGATGGTCTGGTTATATCAAATTTTGAATCTGCCGACAATGGCGGTAACGGAATTCAGATTTGTGATGGCAGAAATATAAGCTTTAATAATATCACTACCAGCGGCAATGCCTGGGGCGGTATCGGGATATTCACCTATGGCAGATATGCACCTATGGGCGTAGAAAATATTGTTTTCACTGGCACCAACAGCCTTGGAGAAACCAGCACAGATAACGGAGGTTTATATCTTGAGGAAGGCAACTACAGTGATCCTGCCAATCCTGAGCCAATTACTTTCAGTATCGACCCTCTTGATAACGCTGATGTAACTATCCAGCTAAGCGATTTTGTATATTTCATGAAAGGCGATTCTGACAATGACAATATCTATACGCGTTTTTATACATCATTAAGCGATATCTTAAGCGCCTTAGCTGGTTCGCCCGGACACATCACAACTAACAGGACAATGCAGAATCTGATGTTTCCCCATAATTTCTATGTGTACGATATCGCTAACGGTTTGATGACCATTCAGGCAGCCGTTGATGCAAGCGTTCCAGATGACACCATTAATGTAATGACAGGAAATTATGAAGAGCAGGTAGTAATTGGTAAGAACCTGATTGTAACAGGCGAAGGCAAGGATGCAACCATCATTGAATCGCCAACCACTTTGACGGAATATTTCACTACCAGCGCTGCTAATTATCCTATAGTCTATATTCATGATGCTGATGTTGATTTTGAAAACATGACAATTGACGGTCTTGGTCGTGGAAATACCAATTATCGTTTTGTTGGCATTGGTTTCTGGAATGCTGGCGGTTCGGTCAACAACGTTCGCCTAACCGGTGTACGTGATGAACCATTTAGCGGCGCGCAGCATGGAGTCAGCATATATTCATACAATGACACTGATGGCCCATATACGATCAGCGTTAGTGATGTGGATGTAGACGATATGCAAAAAACAGGAATTGCTTTACTCGGCAACGGCCTTACCGTTGATATCGATAATGTTACCACTATTGGCAATGGACCTACGGATGTTACAGCTCAGAATGGTATTGAAGTTGGCTATGGCGCAGGTGGTACAATAGATGATTGTACGATTACCGGGATAACTTATACCGGAGCAACCTGGACAGCATCAGGATTGCTGCTGTTGGAATCCTCTGTACCGATTATCTCAACAAATGTCAATATCGATCAATGCCAGACAAGCGTATATTTCTCGAACGCCAATGGTACTTTTGATTCAGGCACTATTACTAACCCCCATGGCGATGCTTTATATGCTTTTAGTCTTGGCGCCTTACGGTCTGACGTTAAAATACCTAAAGCTAATCCTCAGCCAATTGACAAGTTTGCATCTGTCGTAAATGATAGATCTCCCGTTGATGTTACGGTTAGCAATAGTATCATAACCGGCGCTGATGCAATTGATAGCTGGGGTCCTGCCGGGTATGCTATCGGTCCTGTTGCATTTACTGTAACCAACTGCGAAGTTTCCCATTGGGATTGGGGAGTTGTGGTTTACGATGATGGAGGAGGCATCACATCAAATGTAAGCTATTGCAAACTCTATGATAACCTGAGCTATGGCTTATATACAAATGATGCTGACATTCTCGATGCGGAGCACAACTGGTGGGGCACGCTCAACTGTCCTGTGATAACTGCGTCTATCAGCGGCGATGTTGATTTTGAACCGTACTGTAACTCCGATTTCTCAGATTGCAGTTTCACCTGCGAGGTTAGTATTGTCTGGGTGGATGATGACTGGGCAGGGTCGTCTGATGGTCAGGATATTGGCGGCGGCAAATATTTTAAATATAACGCCTTCGATATCATCATGGATGGCATAACAGCGGTTTCGGAGCACGGCACAGTTAATGTTGCCGCCGGCATATATCACAACGATATCACCGCTGGTTATTGGGATGGCGGAAACTGGGTCTATACCAACAGAATCGACAAGAGTATATCAGTACTTGGCGCTCAGGCTGATGTTGACCCTGCCGGCAGTACCGATGAACGATCCGGCGGTGAATCGATTCTGACCAGAGATGAAGGTTTGCCATACTCGATTGTTGCTCCGAATGTGGTTGTAAATGGATTCATGAAC
This window harbors:
- a CDS encoding ABC transporter substrate-binding protein, whose protein sequence is MIKSFNRIYLPLLFLILTAVNFFFSPFIAASPNKAFKIGIIQLPAPYAVEIEEGLRKRLDYLGYKIGDNLTYELKIGEPEEVNYDKNIKIAKELIANDADLIITIGTGASTPVWPVVKEAKIPMAFVGVTYPIEGGLIKVFGKPTGTNITGISYGVPPSTRLRIFRQIFPDSIKYKNLGFAYSGVMEQEITYVKELRSLSETYGFNLKYVNFYNYDTKKPDFNILESSLNKLDVVFGWYTLDNISADSLLFSRLTSSSVPILGITSRFTDLGAIGGVLTDHYALGAQHADLAAQILSGINPGEIPPVQPSGYLIEINLKKARELGIEIPLEIVGAASRIVTK
- a CDS encoding right-handed parallel beta-helix repeat-containing protein, with protein sequence MNKAIGLIILFTIILSVGMASAETIEVSQPTYGTSNNAYDRNPSIVQYGDDYWMFYAKGDDISTNGVRGTGYDPDADEYVIWYKTASSFEDLAAASETKLALSETNRPANFDQRVVSAAVFDGNIYAFVSSGQSGADRGLYYYEYSGGSWSGPTTLIADGTARGGHVNVAVNSTHIYIVWESTADASSDCYTWDGTTLSSKIDISDGNQPKIAYYEQNKSGNLFVVNIEDGTGDIEIFLAIASPNPLFSHHSTAIPGGGFYDPCIFTDGTDLYVISAPYVSIDDHQYLIQTKFDNFTSTWSNTKTVSFGGYGSTCWWDYWPCGYHDGTDAYVFFTTETNSPVYGDGEIAFIKMDWELDNNHYFYIQNAVNQASTGDTAAIEDGLYTESNITIDKSLTVIGKTRDGVIVAPLAEDIGSGTSSFDGTYQYGFMAIADNVTIKDITIDGSANNLANGGTLPDHNNYRVGIANYADGNDGYNNLTVENVNVKYVRQHGIALGYYGGSLNGGHSVTACNIDHVDNRRGICSYDAPVVISGNDISYTGMGIYVSPSPLLPEGSGETITITNNTLTYIAGMYSLYYGHNWPCVGIYYRNPNYDQELICTGNDLTIGDGDEETDMVGVTGMYIYNADNNSIIDDNTIDATSGTENWGIYLGGCAGTIVSNNDFIMNEKDCGIYLGRGNPDPLLVVPNIVSGNTFISSLSSSSSITEGTAIIQGNHGDLFWMVEDPQNTDNTITGNVIDGFVRGILLHDDGIAAYSVNAAINNNSIINNNVYGVDASTLVNTIDASGNWWGTTVPAEVAGKISSHVDFTPWLGGGTDTDPGFQGDFSELWVDDDSPQTGTTERIQEGVNLVDGSTVNIAAGTYVETIDISRDLSLIGESEASVLIDASSFSDYGVYAIGDYTVALESFTVEGPPSQTYGYGVKISGDNASISINDVTVQNSGRSGFDLNGVVFGDLQNLTATGNGGVGLGLSDCDNVTINNMTSSGNAWGGIGIFTYGHFYTGGSDNITLTETNNLADYLYTQIDNYNDPLNPYPITNLDIPISLFGYIVSSNLAFTYIGYFPDLATAIGAAAGGPDPTNSYVIERVSGEFYVGPGMTIQAAIDAASDGDIINVLAGTYAEALNIPTNNLSIIGAGRSLVAIDAGGLSGFNNSGIYVAGNAVTLQGFTFTGEPSTAAPRYGIKYGSVVGGALTDILVTEFYRTGVDMLGSDGLVISNFESADNGGNGIQICDGRNISFNNITTSGNAWGGIGIFTYGRYAPMGVENIVFTGTNSLGETSTDNGGLYLEEGNYSDPANPEPITFSIDPLDNADVTIQLSDFVYFMKGDSDNDNIYTRFYTSLSDILSALAGSPGHITTNRTMQNLMFPHNFYVYDIANGLMTIQAAVDASVPDDTINVMTGNYEEQVVIGKNLIVTGEGKDATIIESPTTLTEYFTTSAANYPIVYIHDADVDFENMTIDGLGRGNTNYRFVGIGFWNAGGSVNNVRLTGVRDEPFSGAQHGVSIYSYNDTDGPYTISVSDVDVDDMQKTGIALLGNGLTVDIDNVTTIGNGPTDVTAQNGIEVGYGAGGTIDDCTITGITYTGATWTASGLLLLESSVPIISTNVNIDQCQTSVYFSNANGTFDSGTITNPHGDALYAFSLGALRSDVKIPKANPQPIDKFASVVNDRSPVDVTVSNSIITGADAIDSWGPAGYAIGPVAFTVTNCEVSHWDWGVVVYDDGGGITSNVSYCKLYDNLSYGLYTNDADILDAEHNWWGTLNCPVITASISGDVDFEPYCNSDFSDCSFTCEVSIVWVDDDWAGSSDGQDIGGGKYFKYNAFDIIMDGITAVSEHGTVNVAAGIYHNDITAGYWDGGNWVYTNRIDKSISVLGAQADVDPAGSTDERSGGESILTRDEGLPYSIVAPNVVVNGFMNGSNSPNTGGRFIIGDDADNVIIKYCIIQNTPNTSSGHGICVYPGAENTIISYNTIANTAWEGIRNDGNAEISYNTIRDIVANKGIMFGENSSGSIGNNTIFNTFYEGIAAFANASITGNDISGCYHGIQIRGDATNYTIDGNNIHNNQNHGIEIPNYSGEIVAGATITNNTIADNPYCGVKVGGNTDGSGYYISNNTFIGNGIYGVESFTTADVNAEHNWWGAYCGPYHSTVNPLGEGDGVSDNVDFDPWCNDDFTDCTFSLSDPPAVVWVDDDYTVTGYNDGHLWCYDAFASIHNAAKAVADNGTVHVADGTYREQVTIESKSLDLLGAGIGISIVEAVDVVDRSTYVITQWSGSAKTIDACIGVLDAGTVNISGFTVDGRDLGPNNFYGIHYFNTDGAVTGCRIEDITYTGSPSSSQIVSLAATHGDGQSAAIEFSDIKIPNFQKCGILTMGPGIAFTINNNTVEGQINPNLAPNGIQVSYGSFGSLSGNEVSMVGYPGDDWAGTGILLFESGDVTVTGGIVIGCESGINHSQWNWIYTPSATPTVIVDGVDMDDNQWSVSTHIANDGVNLNFEVKNCVIDNSLYTGINLWGSDEDPWGGSYYSGWTNGTLNVDIHDNHITNSNGDAIDEFIELPTGNVVNCTAIRNNYSGYADYGVYNNFTNMIDATQCYWGMPAGPTTFRNNGRQKIVKMLSIPFAPDESEMPADISVVLKRPDEGSVILDGVTSNVDYSPWWGGNYVDDNHASFWSWWVDNSNSSTIQEGIDFTLEGDTVFVTPNEYTGIGNKEIDFGGKDIVLKASEEIDNTIINCESSGRAFHFHNGETEEAKVIGFTIKNGSVVGSGGAFLFEGSSSPIITSCLIVNNQASSGGACYVYDSQPTFINNTISKNAAVGGFYSNGGGFYNNNSSPIITNSIFWDNTATGSGDQIYNGTPEITYCDIEGGYIGATNIDINPLFRDPTNGDFHLMSIACGDAFDSPCIDMGYPNIKDAIADCNHGLGTDRSDIGAYGGVVILSGYEYLPGDANMYNGLWPPIVIGGDVTYLVNYFKGYETSLPCLLNDFWCSADANGDCQVIGSDVIRLVNYFRGLGDIQYCPEYLPLWLTPDDIPAEAPDGWPNCEIPTMNNKTIPSNSIR